In one window of Acanthopagrus latus isolate v.2019 chromosome 15, fAcaLat1.1, whole genome shotgun sequence DNA:
- the LOC119033302 gene encoding glycine-rich protein 23-like, translating to MEKFIGKIVGEKAEEVVTNILSGGGNKGEESSGGGEESSGGGGLGNVLSGIAGGGNDGGGGGALGGLMSTVTGGGDKNDGGGGGVKNVLGGFFK from the exons ATGGAGAAATTCATCGGAAAAATTGTTGGGGAAAAAGCAG AGGAAGTCGTGACCAACATTCTGAGCGGTGGAGGAAACAAAGGGGAGGAGtcatcaggaggaggggaggagtcATCAGGAGGCGGCGGACTAGGAAACGTCCTCTCAGGCATCGCTGGAGGCGGCaatgatggaggtggaggcggagcATTAGGAGGCTTAATGTCCACCGTCACCGGAGGCGGTGATAAAaatgatggaggtggaggag GTGTGAAGAACGTCTTGGGAGGATTTTTTAAATAG
- the LOC119033474 gene encoding glycine-rich cell wall structural protein-like isoform X1 — MDKLAGMVGEKIGDMVEDAVKNALGVGDKDGDKDKDKKGGIFSSFGGDKKKEDKDKKEGGLFSFGNDKKKEEKKGGFFSKIFNKDDDEKGGEKKSGFHGLFSEQEGGAGGAGEGGYPGAGEGGYPGAGEGGYPGAGGGGYPGAGEGGYPGAGGGGYPGAGGGVSDGGTYEGGRRRKFRCLC, encoded by the exons atggatAAACTAGCCGGCATGGTGGGGGAGAAAatag GAGACATGGTGGAGGACGCCGTGAAGAATGCTCTGGGTGTCGGAGACAAAGACGGAGACAAGGACAAGGACAAGAAAGGAGGAATCTTCTCTTCGTTTGGAGGCGACAAGAAGAAGGAGGACAAGGACAAGAAAGAAGGAGGACTGTTCTCGTTCGGAAACGacaagaagaaagaggagaagaaaggaggctTCTTCAGTAAGATCTTCAACAAAGACGACGATGAGAAGGGTGGAGAGAAGAAGTCAGGATTCCACGGTCTGTTCAGTgaacaggagggaggagcaggaggagcaggtgagggaggatatccaggagcaggtgagggaggatatccaggagcaggtgagggaggatatccaggagcaggtggaggaggatatccaggagcaggtgagggaggatatccaggagcaggtggaggaggatatccaggagcaggtggaggagtcAGTGATGGAGGTACGTATgaaggtgggaggaggagaaagttcagatgtttgtgttaa
- the LOC119033474 gene encoding glycine-rich cell wall structural protein-like isoform X2 produces MVEDAVKNALGVGDKDGDKDKDKKGGIFSSFGGDKKKEDKDKKEGGLFSFGNDKKKEEKKGGFFSKIFNKDDDEKGGEKKSGFHGLFSEQEGGAGGAGEGGYPGAGEGGYPGAGEGGYPGAGGGGYPGAGEGGYPGAGGGGYPGAGGGVSDGGTYEGGRRRKFRCLC; encoded by the coding sequence ATGGTGGAGGACGCCGTGAAGAATGCTCTGGGTGTCGGAGACAAAGACGGAGACAAGGACAAGGACAAGAAAGGAGGAATCTTCTCTTCGTTTGGAGGCGACAAGAAGAAGGAGGACAAGGACAAGAAAGAAGGAGGACTGTTCTCGTTCGGAAACGacaagaagaaagaggagaagaaaggaggctTCTTCAGTAAGATCTTCAACAAAGACGACGATGAGAAGGGTGGAGAGAAGAAGTCAGGATTCCACGGTCTGTTCAGTgaacaggagggaggagcaggaggagcaggtgagggaggatatccaggagcaggtgagggaggatatccaggagcaggtgagggaggatatccaggagcaggtggaggaggatatccaggagcaggtgagggaggatatccaggagcaggtggaggaggatatccaggagcaggtggaggagtcAGTGATGGAGGTACGTATgaaggtgggaggaggagaaagttcagatgtttgtgttaa
- the shld2 gene encoding shieldin complex subunit 2 yields MSQSASRMFPSYGVESGKPTMVVDWSFTSTDQFVVLQLFGVYAFGVPDASVHFSDSNTLRPKTMEVPVTVDCDEEVGAHLDDKGLVLEAGAHPQLAHVSRLVDEVLDAVENSSAGGGDPSVDSSLTDGLPGDAGVSVDVLKETETQRDRFLGHRLEDGGDEEAPNREDEEPRYRYPQVHRYPQVHRYPQVYRYPQVHSYPQVYRYPQVYRYPQVYRYPQVYRYPQVYRYPQVHSYPQVYSYPQVYSYLQVYSYPQVHRYPQVHRYPQVYRYPQVYRYPQVYRYPQVHSYPQVYSYPQVYSYPQVYSYLQVYSYPQVHRYPQVHRYPQVHRYPQVQSGAFTDTFMAAVSSGAEPGAADTHPPCRASCAGCAEPADAQDVVTRLDDPQNPADPLPLLLGALPGLQALHQLVLHDSGSPVEESLHHGEEVRVVVPVHGLAVAAVAQQGRGRRESRVSGGGGARGQDAARSPDFMCDRPKLHVFLGAPPPAADTSTGPEGEERPPDNTWTHVELTWQDGHLKPATGAAADGDEESNPAKSSSLQEYLDSCFPAAQPEPEPTHCGSPDVPPLSTHTQFLSTWTLSQALILRGRCAVQSAGSPEKTPPKHTQTPPSVSSSTPELFSPVSPSLGASAELFSPPCPSPRAEEGGVVIQATIDGVLCSQEAERQEATPSQKSPANSPELKRARVSENIRTEASVVTSEHAVAAGIGLRGPTILLTRCDRQGVRYSVLVAVVHPCHLKEVKVKSGPAAGTVVPLASIVVTDQSGVEMKVVLWRRSAFWVLTVSPGDILLITGLQVNEDRWRGETVLQSTFSSKLLSLGQITTSTCPPVPQQVDARSLAALCDFLRERRPLLLSEKLRPPQDLNRLPYATLRSLRVNTLVHALLRVTHTHISTEWRSEAESRCRSAVQLKAVVTVEQPGGQQAALLLWGAAVDWLPRLNADRAAVWDFHILLVRDGLTSDLPELHSTPWSSAHPLDPADRRAQDFLRPRPVQTGSGVVELDVDTLLSQKYSGEVELRVQVSTFHFLDALPSQNAPQPVLDSSTSLDDILKVLSGDVTYTGCARCSVELDTDANGIYSPCYPCLPHTAVRRYYRPGVLRVSGRGTSQVCVHVPPVLLQKILDAPPDKLQRSSAPGSEVRHVQVAAERIVSLVSLPKKTFVLTLRSHFLCDENSVPISQDFTLLDLQFPPNS; encoded by the exons GTTCCAGTGACTGTGGACT GTGATGAAGAGGTTGGAGCTCACCTGGATGACAAAGGTCTTGTCCTGGAAGCCGGGGCACATCCCCAGCTGGCTCATGTAAGCCGCCTCGTTGATGAAGTTCTCGATGCCGTGGAAAACTCCTCGGCCGGTGGCGGAGATCCTTCCGTGGATTCCTCCCTGACTGATGGGCTTCCCGGTGACGCAGGCGTGAGCGTTGATGtcctgaaagagacagagacacagagag ATCGATTTCTGGGTCACAGGCTGGAGGacggaggagacgaggaggcaCCGAACAGAGAGGACGAAGAGCCCAG GTACAGGTACCCACAGGTGCACAGGTACCCACAGGTGCACAGGTACCCACAGGTGTACAGATACCCACAGGTGCACAGTTACCCACAGGTGTACAGATACCCACAGGTGTACAGGTACCCACAGGTGTACAGGTACCCACAGGTGTACAGGTACCCACAGGTGTACAGATACCCACAGGTGCACAGTTACCCACAGGTGTACAGTTACCCACAGGTGTACAGTTACCTCCAGGTGTACAGTTACCCACAGGTGCACAGGTACCCACAGGTGCACAGGTACCCACAGGTGTACAGGTACCCACAGGTGTACAGGTACCCACAGGTGTACAGATACCCACAGGTGCACAGTTACCCACAGGTGTACAGTTACCCACAGGTGTACAGTTACCCACAGGTGTACAGTTACCTCCAGGTGTACAGTTACCCACAGGTGCACAGGTACCCACAGGTGCACAGGTACCCACAGGTGCACAGGTACCCACAG GTGCAGTCAGGTGCGTTCACGGACACCTTCATGGCGGCTGTGAGCTCCGGAGCGGAGCCCGGTGCTGCTGACACTCACCCCCCTTGCAGGGCGTCCTGTGCTGGCTGTGCTGAGCCCG CTGACGCTCAGGACGTGGTTACACGGCTTGATGATCCGCAGAATCCCGCGGACCCGCTTCCTCTTCTGCTCGGGGCTCTCCCGGGTCTTCAGGCCCTCCACCAGCTTGTCCTCCACGATAGCGGCTCCCCGGTCGAAGAATCCCTCCACCATGGTGAAGAAGTTCGGGTCGTCGTCCCGGTCCACGGCCTGGCTGTAGCCGCGGTAGCGCAGCAGGGACGCGGACGCCGGGAGAGCCGAgtcagcggcggcggcggagcCCGAGGCCAGGACGCTGCCCGCTCCCCGG ACTTCATGTGTGACCGTCCAAAGCTCCACGTCTTCCTGGGGGCTCCTCCCCCTGCTGCAGACACCTCGACTGGGCCGGAGGGTGAGGAACGTCCCCCTGACAACACCTGGACACACGTGGAGCTCACCTGGCAGGACGGACACCTGAAGCCGGCTacaggtgcagctgcagacgGAGATGAAGAGTCAAATCCTGCCAAATCATCTTCACTTCAGGAGTATCTGGACAGCTGCTTCCCTGCAGctcaaccagaaccagaacctaCACACTGCGGGTCCCCAGACGTCCCTCCACTGTCCACCCACACTCAGTTCCTCTCTACCTGGACTCTGAGTCAGGCTCTAATCCTGAGAGGCAGGTGTGCTGTCCAATCAGCAGGCAGCCCTGAGAAAACTCCACCCAAACACACCCAAACTCCTCCGTCCGTCTCCTCCAGCACCCCCGAGCTCTTCAGCCCCGTCAGCCCGTCACTCGGAGCCTCCGCAGAGCTCTTCAGTCCGCCCTGTCCGAGCCCGcgggcagaggaaggaggagtcGTCATCCAGGCCACTATAGACGGCGTGCTCTGCTCCCAGGAGGCCGAGCGGCAGGAGGCCACGCCCTCCCAGAAGTCCCCCGCCAATTCCCCTGAACTAAAGAGAGCTCGAGTCTCAGAAAACATCAGGACGGAAGCATCTGTGGTGACATCAGAGCACGCTGTGGCCGCCGGCATCGGGCTCCGAGGTCCAACAATCCTGCTGACCCGGTGTGACAGACAGGGGGTGCGGTACTCAGTTCTGGTTGCGGTGGTTCACCCCTGTCACCTGAAGGAGGTCAAG GTGAAGTCCGGGCCGGCAGCCGGGACCGTTGTTCCTCTGGCATCCATTGTGGTAACAGACCAATCGGGTGTAGAGATGAAGGTGGTGCTGTGGCGGCGGTCAGCGTTCTGGGTGTTGACAGTCAGTCCTGGAGACATTCTGCTCATCACAg GCCTGCAGGTGAACGAGGacaggtggagaggagagacggtGCTACAGTCGACCTTCAGCAGCAAGCTGCTCAGCCTGGGACAgatcaccacctccacctgcccaCCAG ttcCTCAGCAGGTTGATGCTCGCTCTCTCGCAGCGCTGTGTGACTTCCTGCGGGAGCGGCgccccctgctgctgtctgagaAGCTCCGCCCCCCTCAGGACCTCAACCGCCTCCCCTACGCCACTCTGAGGTCACTGAGGGTCAACACGCTGGTTCACGCCCTTCTgcgtgtcacacacacacacatcagcacag AGTGGCGGAGCGAGGCGGAGTCTCGCTGCAGGTCGGCGGTTCAGCTGAAGGCCGTGGTGACCGTGGAGCAGCCTGGCGGTCAGCAGGCGGCGCTGCTGCTGTGGGGAGCGGCGGTGGACTGGCTGCCTCGCCTCAACGCAGACAGAG CGGCCGTCTGGGACTTCCACATCCTCCTGGTGAGGGACGGTTTGACCTCCGACCTCCCGGAGCTGCACTCCACCCCCTGGAGCTCCGCCCACCCTCTGGATCCTGCCGACCGCCGAGCGCAGGACTTCCTCCGACCACGACCCGTCCAGACAGGAAGCGGTGTTGTGGAGCTGGATGTCGACACGCTGCTGTCACAGAAGTACAGCG GTGAGGTCGAGCTCAGAGTCCAGGTCTCCACCTTCCACTTCCTGGATGCTCTACCTTCCCAGAATGCACCACAGCCAGTCCTGGACAGCTCCACCTCGCTGGATGATATCCTGAAGGTCCTGAGCGGTGATGTCACTTACACCGGCTGCGCTCGCTGCTCTGTCGAGCTGGACACGGACGCCAACGGCATCTACAGCCCGTGTTACCCGTGTCTGCCCCACACCGCCGTACGCCGCTACTacag gccAGGTGTGCTGAGGGTGAGTGGGCGGGGCACctctcaggtgtgtgttcatgttccACCTGTTCTGCTTCAAAAGATCCTCGACGCTCCACCTGATAAACTCCAGAGGAGCTCAG ctccaGGCTCAGAGGTGAGACACGtccaggtggcagcagagaggatcGTCTCCCTCGTCTCCCTCCCAAAGAAAACCTTCGTCCTCACCCTGCGGAGCCACTTCCTGTGTGACGAGAACAGCGTCCCCATCAGTCAGGACTTCACCCTGCTGGACCTTCAGTTCCCCCCCAACAGCTGA